The Terriglobales bacterium genome includes a window with the following:
- a CDS encoding heme-binding domain-containing protein, producing the protein MKKKILLIVVVALVAIQLYRPAKTNPAEDPSHNLKAVAEVPQEVDAVLARSCNDCHSHKTVWPWYSNVAPVSWFVISDVNDGRRHLNFSEWSTYKPERQQRKLSELCEEVEKGEMPLKQYVWIHTESGLNQSQKELLCNWTKAEQARVTARTGVAVPAKERGGMQPEQKK; encoded by the coding sequence ATGAAGAAGAAAATCCTGCTCATCGTGGTGGTCGCTCTGGTAGCGATTCAGCTATACCGTCCGGCGAAAACCAATCCCGCGGAAGATCCGTCGCACAACTTGAAGGCGGTGGCGGAAGTGCCGCAGGAGGTGGATGCGGTGCTCGCGCGTTCCTGTAATGACTGCCACAGCCACAAAACCGTGTGGCCGTGGTACAGCAATGTCGCGCCGGTGTCGTGGTTCGTGATCTCGGACGTGAACGATGGACGGCGTCACCTGAACTTTTCGGAGTGGTCTACCTACAAGCCAGAGCGCCAGCAGCGAAAGCTGAGCGAACTGTGCGAGGAAGTGGAAAAGGGCGAGATGCCGTTGAAGCAGTACGTTTGGATCCACACGGAATCCGGGCTGAACCAGTCGCAGAAGGAACTACTCTGCAACTGGACCAAGGCGGAACAGGCGCGTGTGACAGCAAGAACCGGTGTGGCGGTTCCGGCGAAGGAACGCGGCGGCATGCAACCGGAACAGAAGAAGTAA
- a CDS encoding deoxynucleoside kinase has protein sequence MANLFESPRYIAVEGPIRVGKSTLASVIADRLHAQLISEPENNPFLGPFYDGDRGAAFQAQFAFLIRRFEQLSSLDVGPNSRKIVVADYIFEKDKLFACLNLSDQELDIYNRYYDRFREQIPTPDLVIYLQATPEILKKRLKKKGATSESSISEDYIEEVVKAYEHFFFHYTASDLLIVNTNEIDFVDRNEDLQELLRKVSEPVRGTQYFLPLGSQSANA, from the coding sequence ATGGCCAATCTTTTCGAGTCTCCCCGATACATAGCCGTTGAAGGACCGATACGGGTCGGCAAGAGCACGCTGGCGTCGGTGATCGCCGACCGCCTGCATGCGCAGCTGATCTCCGAACCGGAGAATAACCCGTTTCTTGGCCCTTTTTACGACGGCGATCGCGGAGCCGCGTTCCAGGCGCAATTCGCATTCCTGATCCGCAGATTCGAGCAGTTGAGTTCGCTCGATGTGGGTCCGAACTCGCGAAAGATCGTGGTGGCCGACTACATCTTCGAAAAAGACAAGCTGTTCGCGTGCTTGAACCTGAGCGACCAGGAATTGGATATCTACAATCGTTATTACGACCGCTTTCGCGAACAGATTCCCACGCCCGACCTTGTGATTTACCTGCAAGCTACGCCTGAGATATTGAAGAAGCGGCTAAAGAAGAAGGGCGCGACTTCGGAGTCGTCGATCAGCGAGGACTACATCGAGGAAGTGGTCAAGGCATACGAACACTTCTTCTTCCACTACACGGCGTCGGATTTGCTGATCGTGAATACGAACGAGATCGACTTTGTCGACCGCAACGAAGACCTGCAAGAGTTATTGCGGAAGGTCAGCGAACCGGTACGAGGGACGCAGTACTTCCTGCCACTCGGGTCGCAGTCGGCGAACGCGTAA
- a CDS encoding ribonuclease HI family protein, with translation MKNSALFTEPTKPDSYLIAYTDGGARGNPGPAGYGVFITDQAGHKLAELSHYLGNQTNNYAEYSGLIAALEWAVQNGHRALQVVSDSELMVKQMKGIYKVSNAQLQELHARAKRLTSQLDWFNIQHVLRGKNKDADRLANEAMDKGSGRPKQAEAPAPVISGVFHGVVKNGKIELLDGPLPEGTKVLIRKA, from the coding sequence ATGAAGAACTCCGCCCTTTTCACTGAGCCGACCAAGCCCGACTCTTACCTGATCGCCTACACCGATGGAGGCGCGCGCGGGAATCCTGGGCCTGCGGGATACGGCGTCTTCATCACCGACCAGGCTGGCCACAAGCTCGCCGAACTCAGCCACTACCTCGGCAACCAGACCAACAATTACGCGGAATACTCTGGTTTGATCGCCGCGTTGGAATGGGCGGTACAGAACGGACATCGTGCTCTTCAGGTTGTTTCTGACTCGGAATTAATGGTCAAGCAGATGAAGGGCATCTACAAGGTCAGCAACGCCCAGCTACAGGAACTACATGCCCGCGCAAAGCGCCTGACCTCTCAGCTCGACTGGTTCAATATCCAGCACGTCCTTCGCGGCAAGAACAAAGACGCCGATCGCCTCGCCAACGAAGCCATGGACAAAGGCTCAGGCCGGCCGAAACAAGCCGAAGCCCCCGCTCCGGTGATCTCGGGCGTGTTCCACGGCGTGGTGAAAAACGGAAAGATCGAACTGTTGGATGGCCCACTTCCGGAAGGAACCAAGGTGCTGATTCGAAAAGCCTGA